In the genome of Notamacropus eugenii isolate mMacEug1 chromosome 5, mMacEug1.pri_v2, whole genome shotgun sequence, one region contains:
- the NECTIN2 gene encoding nectin-2 isoform X2, whose product MARPTALPLLLLLFLETGAQNVQVQVPAEVRGLLGSEVKLPCHLQSGEGKIRVSQVMWLRWDRYGGSQSVAVFHPTHGASFPNSEPDNQRMSFVIGNSRETEAELRDVTLLLKGLRAEDEANYTCEFATFPWGSSKGATWLRVLAEPQNHAESQEVTLGPDPVPMARCVSSGGRPPSRISWFSPLLGDGTETRTAGPLPGTYTVTSRFTLVPTSQADGAKVTCKVEHETLSEPVLLPLTLSVKYPPEVSISGYDDNWFVGRVEATLSCDSQSNPEPTTYEWSTTMGLLPPTAVAQGPRLIIRSVDESANTTFICSVANAVGTGRAEQTIRVRESPNTAGAGATGGIIGGIIAAIIALAVAATAILICRQQRKEEELRGRPEEEVDELEGPPAYKPPPPKMKLEEPEMDMPRYHELPTLEERAAALPLHLEELGDAAGGERLPLEEDEDYLDKVNPIYDALAYPTAEAYRGRGFVMSRAMYV is encoded by the exons ATGGCCCGGCCCACCGCCCTCCCGCTGCTACTGCTGTTGTTCCTGGAGACCG gAGCCCAGAATGTCCAGGTTCAGGTGCCAGCTGAGGTTCGGGGCCTTCTGGGAAGTGAAGTGAAGCTTCCTTGCCACCTTCAGTCTGGGGAAGGTAAAATTAGAGTGTCCCAGGTAATGTGGCTCCGTTGGGACAGGTACGGGGGCAGCCAGAGTGTGGCAGTCTTCCATCCCACACACGGTGCCAGCTTCCCGAATTCAGAGCCTGATAACCAGCGGATGTCGTTCGTCATTGGAAACTCccgggaaactgaggcagagctacGGGATGTCACCCTGCTGTTGAAAGGACTTCGGGCTGAGGATGAGGCCAACTATACCTGCGAGTTTGCTACCTTTCCCTGGGGAAGCAGCAAAGGAGCCACTTGGCTCCGAGTGCTGG CTGAGCCCCAGAACCATGCGGAGTCCCAAGAGGTGACATTGGGCCCGGACCCAGTGCCCATGGCCCGGTGTGTCTCTTCTGGGGGCCGTCCCCCCTCTCGCATCTCCTGGTTCTCTCCCCTGTTGGGTGATGGCACGGAGACAAGAACAGCAGGGCCTTTGCCTGGCACCTACACCGTCACCAGCCGTTTCACCCTGGTGCCTACCTCTCAAGCAGACGGGGCAAAGGTCACTTGTAAGGTGGAGCACGAGACCCTCTCGGAACCTGTCCTGCTTCCCCTCACCCTCTCTGTGAAGT ACCCCCCAGAAGTCTCTATCTCTGGCTACGATGACAATTGGTTTGTTGGTCGAGTTGAGGCCACCCTCAGTTGTGACTCCCAGAGTAATCCTGAGCCCACGACCTACGAGTGGAGCAC AACCATGGGCTTGCTCCCCCCGACAGCTGTGGCCCAAGGACCCCGGCTCATCATTCGCTCTGTAGATGAATCAGCCAACACCACCTTCATCTGTAGTGTTGCCAATGCAGTGGGTACCGGTCGTGCTGAGCAGACCATCCGAGTCAGAG AGTCCCCCAACACAGCGGGTGCTGGTGCCACTGGTGGCATCATTGGTGGCATCATCGCAGCAATCATTGCTCTGGCCGTGGCTGCCACTGCTATCCTGATCTGCCGGCAGCAGCGCAAGGAGGAAGAGCTACGAGGAAGGCCTGAAGAAGAAGTAGATGA GCTGGAAGGCCCTCCTGCCTACAAGCCTCCACCTCCTAAGATGAAACTAGAGGAGCCAGAAATG GACATGCCCCGATACCACGAGCTGCCCACCCTGGAGGAGCGTGCAGCTGCCCTGCCCCTGCACCTGGAGGAGCTAGGTGATGCTGCTGGAGGGGAGAGGCTGCCCCTGGAGGAGGATGAAGATTACCTGGACAAGGTCAATCCTATCTACGATGCTCTGGCTTACCCCACAGCCGAGGCCTATCGAGGGAGGGGCTTCGTTATGTCTCGGGCCATGTACGTGTGA
- the NECTIN2 gene encoding nectin-2 isoform X3, producing MARPTALPLLLLLFLETGAQNVQVQVPAEVRGLLGSEVKLPCHLQSGEGKIRVSQVMWLRWDRYGGSQSVAVFHPTHGASFPNSEPDNQRMSFVIGNSRETEAELRDVTLLLKGLRAEDEANYTCEFATFPWGSSKGATWLRVLAEPQNHAESQEVTLGPDPVPMARCVSSGGRPPSRISWFSPLLGDGTETRTAGPLPGTYTVTSRFTLVPTSQADGAKVTCKVEHETLSEPVLLPLTLSVKYPPEVSISGYDDNWFVGRVEATLSCDSQSNPEPTTYEWSTTMGLLPPTAVAQGPRLIIRSVDESANTTFICSVANAVGTGRAEQTIRVRDTPRASTGDVGPVVWGAVGGALLLLLLAGGAMAFILLRRRRRKSPGGGGAGGSYDPKTQVFGNGGPVLWAPQAPGPPKKEEEEEEEEEEGGLMLPQPGPEDDMESQLDGSLISRRAVYV from the exons ATGGCCCGGCCCACCGCCCTCCCGCTGCTACTGCTGTTGTTCCTGGAGACCG gAGCCCAGAATGTCCAGGTTCAGGTGCCAGCTGAGGTTCGGGGCCTTCTGGGAAGTGAAGTGAAGCTTCCTTGCCACCTTCAGTCTGGGGAAGGTAAAATTAGAGTGTCCCAGGTAATGTGGCTCCGTTGGGACAGGTACGGGGGCAGCCAGAGTGTGGCAGTCTTCCATCCCACACACGGTGCCAGCTTCCCGAATTCAGAGCCTGATAACCAGCGGATGTCGTTCGTCATTGGAAACTCccgggaaactgaggcagagctacGGGATGTCACCCTGCTGTTGAAAGGACTTCGGGCTGAGGATGAGGCCAACTATACCTGCGAGTTTGCTACCTTTCCCTGGGGAAGCAGCAAAGGAGCCACTTGGCTCCGAGTGCTGG CTGAGCCCCAGAACCATGCGGAGTCCCAAGAGGTGACATTGGGCCCGGACCCAGTGCCCATGGCCCGGTGTGTCTCTTCTGGGGGCCGTCCCCCCTCTCGCATCTCCTGGTTCTCTCCCCTGTTGGGTGATGGCACGGAGACAAGAACAGCAGGGCCTTTGCCTGGCACCTACACCGTCACCAGCCGTTTCACCCTGGTGCCTACCTCTCAAGCAGACGGGGCAAAGGTCACTTGTAAGGTGGAGCACGAGACCCTCTCGGAACCTGTCCTGCTTCCCCTCACCCTCTCTGTGAAGT ACCCCCCAGAAGTCTCTATCTCTGGCTACGATGACAATTGGTTTGTTGGTCGAGTTGAGGCCACCCTCAGTTGTGACTCCCAGAGTAATCCTGAGCCCACGACCTACGAGTGGAGCAC AACCATGGGCTTGCTCCCCCCGACAGCTGTGGCCCAAGGACCCCGGCTCATCATTCGCTCTGTAGATGAATCAGCCAACACCACCTTCATCTGTAGTGTTGCCAATGCAGTGGGTACCGGTCGTGCTGAGCAGACCATCCGAGTCAGAG acACCCCCCGGGCCTCAACAGGAGATGTAGGTCCAGTGGTGTGGGGGGCCGTGGGGGgggccctgctgctgctgctcttggCCGGGGGGGCCATGGCCTTCATTCTGCTGAGGAGACGGAGAAGGAAGAgtcctggaggaggaggagctggTGGCTCCTATGACCCCAAGACCCAGGTCTTCGGCAATGGAGGTCCAGTTCTCTGGGCCCCCCAAGCCCCTGGTCCAcccaagaaggaggaggaggaagaggaggaggaggaggagggagggctcATGCTGCCTCAGCCAGGGCCAGAGGATGACATGGAGTCCCAGCTGGATGGCTCCCTCATCTCCCGAAGGGCAGTCTATGTGTGA
- the NECTIN2 gene encoding nectin-2 isoform X4, giving the protein MARPTALPLLLLLFLETGAQNVQVQVPAEVRGLLGSEVKLPCHLQSGEGKIRVSQVMWLRWDRYGGSQSVAVFHPTHGASFPNSEPDNQRMSFVIGNSRETEAELRDVTLLLKGLRAEDEANYTCEFATFPWGSSKGATWLRVLAEPQNHAESQEVTLGPDPVPMARCVSSGGRPPSRISWFSPLLGDGTETRTAGPLPGTYTVTSRFTLVPTSQADGAKVTCKVEHETLSEPVLLPLTLSVKYPPEVSISGYDDNWFVGRVEATLSCDSQSNPEPTTYEWSTTMGLLPPTAVAQGPRLIIRSVDESANTTFICSVANAVGTGRAEQTIRVRESPNTAGAGATGGIIGGIIAAIIALAVAATAILICRQQRKEEELRGRPEEEVDELEGPPAYKPPPPKMKLEEPEMVARSTSL; this is encoded by the exons ATGGCCCGGCCCACCGCCCTCCCGCTGCTACTGCTGTTGTTCCTGGAGACCG gAGCCCAGAATGTCCAGGTTCAGGTGCCAGCTGAGGTTCGGGGCCTTCTGGGAAGTGAAGTGAAGCTTCCTTGCCACCTTCAGTCTGGGGAAGGTAAAATTAGAGTGTCCCAGGTAATGTGGCTCCGTTGGGACAGGTACGGGGGCAGCCAGAGTGTGGCAGTCTTCCATCCCACACACGGTGCCAGCTTCCCGAATTCAGAGCCTGATAACCAGCGGATGTCGTTCGTCATTGGAAACTCccgggaaactgaggcagagctacGGGATGTCACCCTGCTGTTGAAAGGACTTCGGGCTGAGGATGAGGCCAACTATACCTGCGAGTTTGCTACCTTTCCCTGGGGAAGCAGCAAAGGAGCCACTTGGCTCCGAGTGCTGG CTGAGCCCCAGAACCATGCGGAGTCCCAAGAGGTGACATTGGGCCCGGACCCAGTGCCCATGGCCCGGTGTGTCTCTTCTGGGGGCCGTCCCCCCTCTCGCATCTCCTGGTTCTCTCCCCTGTTGGGTGATGGCACGGAGACAAGAACAGCAGGGCCTTTGCCTGGCACCTACACCGTCACCAGCCGTTTCACCCTGGTGCCTACCTCTCAAGCAGACGGGGCAAAGGTCACTTGTAAGGTGGAGCACGAGACCCTCTCGGAACCTGTCCTGCTTCCCCTCACCCTCTCTGTGAAGT ACCCCCCAGAAGTCTCTATCTCTGGCTACGATGACAATTGGTTTGTTGGTCGAGTTGAGGCCACCCTCAGTTGTGACTCCCAGAGTAATCCTGAGCCCACGACCTACGAGTGGAGCAC AACCATGGGCTTGCTCCCCCCGACAGCTGTGGCCCAAGGACCCCGGCTCATCATTCGCTCTGTAGATGAATCAGCCAACACCACCTTCATCTGTAGTGTTGCCAATGCAGTGGGTACCGGTCGTGCTGAGCAGACCATCCGAGTCAGAG AGTCCCCCAACACAGCGGGTGCTGGTGCCACTGGTGGCATCATTGGTGGCATCATCGCAGCAATCATTGCTCTGGCCGTGGCTGCCACTGCTATCCTGATCTGCCGGCAGCAGCGCAAGGAGGAAGAGCTACGAGGAAGGCCTGAAGAAGAAGTAGATGA GCTGGAAGGCCCTCCTGCCTACAAGCCTCCACCTCCTAAGATGAAACTAGAGGAGCCAGAAATG GTAGCTCGGAGCACATCCCTCTGA
- the NECTIN2 gene encoding nectin-2 isoform X1, with the protein MARPTALPLLLLLFLETGAQNVQVQVPAEVRGLLGSEVKLPCHLQSGEGKIRVSQVMWLRWDRYGGSQSVAVFHPTHGASFPNSEPDNQRMSFVIGNSRETEAELRDVTLLLKGLRAEDEANYTCEFATFPWGSSKGATWLRVLAEPQNHAESQEVTLGPDPVPMARCVSSGGRPPSRISWFSPLLGDGTETRTAGPLPGTYTVTSRFTLVPTSQADGAKVTCKVEHETLSEPVLLPLTLSVKYPPEVSISGYDDNWFVGRVEATLSCDSQSNPEPTTYEWSTTMGLLPPTAVAQGPRLIIRSVDESANTTFICSVANAVGTGRAEQTIRVRESPNTAGAGATGGIIGGIIAAIIALAVAATAILICRQQRKEEELRGRPEEEVDELEGPPAYKPPPPKMKLEEPEMPSQLFTLGSSEHIPLKTPYFESSISAPEQDMPRYHELPTLEERAAALPLHLEELGDAAGGERLPLEEDEDYLDKVNPIYDALAYPTAEAYRGRGFVMSRAMYV; encoded by the exons ATGGCCCGGCCCACCGCCCTCCCGCTGCTACTGCTGTTGTTCCTGGAGACCG gAGCCCAGAATGTCCAGGTTCAGGTGCCAGCTGAGGTTCGGGGCCTTCTGGGAAGTGAAGTGAAGCTTCCTTGCCACCTTCAGTCTGGGGAAGGTAAAATTAGAGTGTCCCAGGTAATGTGGCTCCGTTGGGACAGGTACGGGGGCAGCCAGAGTGTGGCAGTCTTCCATCCCACACACGGTGCCAGCTTCCCGAATTCAGAGCCTGATAACCAGCGGATGTCGTTCGTCATTGGAAACTCccgggaaactgaggcagagctacGGGATGTCACCCTGCTGTTGAAAGGACTTCGGGCTGAGGATGAGGCCAACTATACCTGCGAGTTTGCTACCTTTCCCTGGGGAAGCAGCAAAGGAGCCACTTGGCTCCGAGTGCTGG CTGAGCCCCAGAACCATGCGGAGTCCCAAGAGGTGACATTGGGCCCGGACCCAGTGCCCATGGCCCGGTGTGTCTCTTCTGGGGGCCGTCCCCCCTCTCGCATCTCCTGGTTCTCTCCCCTGTTGGGTGATGGCACGGAGACAAGAACAGCAGGGCCTTTGCCTGGCACCTACACCGTCACCAGCCGTTTCACCCTGGTGCCTACCTCTCAAGCAGACGGGGCAAAGGTCACTTGTAAGGTGGAGCACGAGACCCTCTCGGAACCTGTCCTGCTTCCCCTCACCCTCTCTGTGAAGT ACCCCCCAGAAGTCTCTATCTCTGGCTACGATGACAATTGGTTTGTTGGTCGAGTTGAGGCCACCCTCAGTTGTGACTCCCAGAGTAATCCTGAGCCCACGACCTACGAGTGGAGCAC AACCATGGGCTTGCTCCCCCCGACAGCTGTGGCCCAAGGACCCCGGCTCATCATTCGCTCTGTAGATGAATCAGCCAACACCACCTTCATCTGTAGTGTTGCCAATGCAGTGGGTACCGGTCGTGCTGAGCAGACCATCCGAGTCAGAG AGTCCCCCAACACAGCGGGTGCTGGTGCCACTGGTGGCATCATTGGTGGCATCATCGCAGCAATCATTGCTCTGGCCGTGGCTGCCACTGCTATCCTGATCTGCCGGCAGCAGCGCAAGGAGGAAGAGCTACGAGGAAGGCCTGAAGAAGAAGTAGATGA GCTGGAAGGCCCTCCTGCCTACAAGCCTCCACCTCCTAAGATGAAACTAGAGGAGCCAGAAATG CCCTCTCAGCTCTTCACTCTAGGTAGCTCGGAGCACATCCCTCTGAAGACCCCATACTTTGAGTCCAGCATCTCAGCTCCTGAACAG GACATGCCCCGATACCACGAGCTGCCCACCCTGGAGGAGCGTGCAGCTGCCCTGCCCCTGCACCTGGAGGAGCTAGGTGATGCTGCTGGAGGGGAGAGGCTGCCCCTGGAGGAGGATGAAGATTACCTGGACAAGGTCAATCCTATCTACGATGCTCTGGCTTACCCCACAGCCGAGGCCTATCGAGGGAGGGGCTTCGTTATGTCTCGGGCCATGTACGTGTGA